From the Ferrigenium kumadai genome, one window contains:
- the xerD gene encoding site-specific tyrosine recombinase XerD has protein sequence MNNAELLDEFCDNLWLEDGLSRNTLDSYRRDLRKFAAWLEKQRDATILLATHADIQGYLAHLVAKQKAKPSSTSRNISSLKRLFRYLLRQGKIDADPTLQIDAPKLPRNLPKSLTEQDVEQLLDAPDLQTPLGLRDRTMLEVLYASGLRVSELVTLRIAQVSMDMGVVRVMGKGSKERLVPLGEEALDWLRRYLAEGRPVLLAGRVSDALFVTARGEGMTRQMFWYLIKKHAKTGGLHKPLSPHTLRHAFATHLLNHGADLRVVQMLLGHSDISTTQIYTHVARERLKQLHAQHHPRG, from the coding sequence ATGAACAACGCCGAACTGCTCGACGAATTCTGCGACAACCTGTGGCTGGAAGACGGCCTGTCGCGCAACACGCTGGACAGCTACCGTCGTGACCTGCGCAAGTTCGCCGCTTGGCTGGAGAAGCAGCGCGACGCTACCATTCTGCTTGCCACTCATGCCGACATCCAGGGCTACCTAGCCCATCTGGTTGCGAAGCAGAAGGCCAAACCGAGCAGCACCAGCCGCAACATCTCCAGCCTCAAGCGCCTGTTCCGCTACCTGTTGCGGCAGGGCAAGATCGACGCCGACCCGACGCTGCAGATCGACGCGCCCAAGTTGCCGCGCAATCTGCCCAAGAGCCTCACCGAACAGGACGTCGAGCAGCTGCTCGATGCGCCGGACCTGCAAACGCCGCTCGGCCTGCGCGACCGCACCATGCTCGAGGTGCTGTACGCCTCCGGCCTGCGCGTGTCGGAGCTGGTGACGCTGCGCATCGCGCAGGTGAGCATGGATATGGGCGTGGTGCGTGTGATGGGCAAAGGCAGCAAGGAGCGCCTCGTTCCGCTGGGCGAAGAGGCGCTGGACTGGCTGCGCCGCTACCTCGCCGAAGGGCGGCCCGTGCTGCTCGCGGGCAGGGTGAGCGATGCGCTGTTCGTCACCGCCCGCGGCGAGGGCATGACGCGTCAGATGTTCTGGTACTTGATCAAGAAACACGCGAAGACAGGCGGCCTGCACAAGCCGCTGTCGCCGCACACGCTGCGCCACGCTTTCGCCACCCACCTGCTGAACCATGGTGCGGATTTGCGCGTGGTGCAGATGTTATTGGGGCATTCGGATATCTCGACGACACAAATCTATACGCATGTGGCGCGGGAGCGGTTGAAGCAGTTGCATGCGCAGCATCATCCGAGAGGGTGA
- a CDS encoding HU family DNA-binding protein, whose amino-acid sequence MHNNPQRLLPQPYGVITMNRKELIDALADKTCGTKADADRNIAALIDIITNTLKKGDSLTLVGFGTFEVRKRAARTGRNPATGEEIKIKASKQPAFKAGKALKDAVNSAKK is encoded by the coding sequence ATCCACAACAATCCGCAGCGGCTTTTGCCACAACCATATGGAGTAATCACAATGAATCGTAAAGAACTCATCGATGCACTTGCAGACAAGACATGCGGCACCAAGGCTGATGCGGATCGCAATATCGCAGCTCTGATCGACATCATCACCAACACTCTGAAGAAAGGCGACAGCCTGACTCTGGTAGGTTTCGGCACATTCGAAGTACGCAAGCGCGCTGCGCGTACAGGCCGCAATCCGGCCACTGGCGAAGAGATCAAGATCAAGGCCTCCAAGCAGCCAGCATTCAAGGCCGGCAAGGCTTTGAAGGATGCGGTAAACAGCGCCAAGAAGTAA
- the folB gene encoding dihydroneopterin aldolase, giving the protein MDIIFLRELKVETLIGVYEWEKQVPQTLQIDLDIALPDSRACATDDIKDALNYADIVRRIQAELAARHFNLLEALAEHIAQIILKDFKAPWAKVSVAKLQAIRGSRMVGISIERGQIK; this is encoded by the coding sequence ATGGACATCATCTTTCTGCGCGAACTCAAAGTCGAAACCCTCATCGGCGTCTACGAATGGGAAAAGCAGGTGCCGCAAACCCTGCAGATCGACCTCGACATCGCCCTGCCCGACAGCCGCGCCTGCGCAACCGACGACATCAAGGACGCGCTCAACTACGCCGACATCGTGCGCCGCATCCAGGCCGAACTCGCCGCCCGCCACTTCAACCTGCTCGAAGCGCTGGCCGAACACATCGCCCAAATTATCCTGAAAGACTTCAAGGCCCCCTGGGCCAAGGTCAGCGTCGCCAAGCTGCAGGCGATACGGGGGAGCAGGATGGTGGGGATTAGTATCGAGCGCGGGCAAATAAAATAA
- the rpsP gene encoding 30S ribosomal protein S16, with product MVIIRLSRGGSKNRPFYNVVVADSRNRRDGRFIERVGFYNSVATEKQEALRLDLARVAHWQSKGAQLSEAVAKLVKRAGAAAQA from the coding sequence ATGGTTATCATTCGTCTTTCCCGTGGCGGTTCCAAGAATCGTCCGTTCTACAACGTAGTCGTAGCCGATTCGCGCAATCGCCGCGATGGCCGCTTCATCGAACGCGTCGGTTTCTACAATTCGGTCGCTACGGAAAAACAAGAAGCACTGCGCCTGGACCTGGCACGCGTAGCTCATTGGCAAAGCAAGGGCGCGCAATTGAGCGAAGCCGTTGCCAAGCTGGTCAAGCGCGCCGGTGCAGCAGCACAAGCCTGA
- a CDS encoding HAD-IA family hydrolase → MTIKAIIFDVDGTLADTEDAHRIAFNKAFAENGLDWNWDVALYDKLLKVTGGKERIKHFVETCLPEFERPADYEGFVKNLHVVKTGHYNAMLREGRIPLRPGIKQLITDAHAGGILLAISTTTSPENVATLLEIGLGKDWEKHFAAIGCGDIVPNKKPAPDIYFWVLDKLGLPAADCIALEDSNNGLRSALAAGIKTYVTTNPYTHRQDFADAAGVFDDLSDLASFYRITGLPLPKA, encoded by the coding sequence ATGACTATCAAAGCCATCATATTCGACGTTGACGGCACGCTTGCCGATACCGAAGACGCACACCGCATCGCCTTCAACAAAGCTTTCGCCGAGAACGGCCTGGACTGGAACTGGGACGTCGCGCTCTACGACAAGCTGCTCAAGGTGACCGGTGGCAAGGAGCGCATCAAGCACTTCGTCGAGACCTGCCTGCCGGAGTTCGAGAGGCCCGCCGACTATGAAGGCTTCGTGAAGAACCTGCATGTGGTGAAGACCGGCCACTACAACGCCATGCTGCGCGAAGGCCGCATCCCGCTGCGCCCCGGCATCAAGCAACTGATCACCGATGCACATGCCGGCGGCATCTTGCTCGCGATCTCCACCACGACCTCGCCCGAGAATGTCGCCACCCTTCTCGAAATCGGCCTCGGCAAGGACTGGGAAAAACACTTCGCTGCCATCGGCTGCGGCGACATCGTGCCGAACAAGAAACCCGCGCCGGACATCTACTTCTGGGTGCTGGACAAGCTGGGCCTGCCCGCTGCCGATTGCATCGCGCTTGAGGACTCAAACAACGGCCTGCGTTCGGCGCTGGCTGCAGGCATCAAGACCTACGTCACCACCAATCCCTATACGCACCGGCAGGACTTCGCCGATGCGGCCGGAGTGTTCGACGACCTGAGTGACCTGGCTAGTTTCTACCGCATCACCGGCCTGCCGCTTCCCAAAGCGTAA
- the rpe gene encoding ribulose-phosphate 3-epimerase: MYQIAPSILSANFAKLGEEVDNVLASGADIVHFDVMDNHYVPNLTIGPLVCEALRKHGVTAPIDVHLMVKPVDRIIPDFAKAGATYITFHPEASEHIDRTIGLIKELGCKAGLVFNPSTPLDVLEYTLPKLDMVLLMSVNPGFGGQKFIPHVLDKARKVRQMIDAGKYNCRLEIDGGVGPANIKEVAEAGVDTFVAGSAVFGKYNANDKNRYDTIIGELRAELAKVKA; this comes from the coding sequence ATGTATCAAATCGCTCCTAGCATCCTGTCCGCCAACTTCGCCAAGCTGGGCGAGGAAGTCGACAACGTCCTGGCCTCCGGCGCCGACATCGTGCACTTCGACGTGATGGACAACCATTACGTGCCCAACCTGACCATCGGCCCGCTGGTATGCGAAGCGCTGCGCAAGCATGGCGTGACCGCTCCCATCGACGTGCACCTGATGGTCAAGCCCGTCGACCGCATCATCCCCGACTTCGCCAAGGCCGGCGCGACTTACATCACTTTCCACCCGGAAGCATCCGAACACATCGACCGCACCATCGGCCTGATCAAGGAATTGGGCTGCAAGGCAGGTCTGGTGTTCAACCCATCCACCCCGCTGGACGTACTGGAATACACGCTGCCCAAGCTGGACATGGTGTTGCTGATGTCGGTGAACCCCGGCTTCGGCGGTCAGAAGTTCATCCCCCACGTGCTGGACAAGGCACGCAAGGTCCGCCAAATGATCGATGCAGGCAAGTACAACTGCCGCCTGGAGATCGACGGCGGCGTGGGCCCGGCCAACATCAAGGAAGTGGCAGAGGCAGGCGTGGACACCTTCGTCGCGGGTTCCGCAGTGTTCGGCAAGTACAACGCCAACGACAAGAATCGTTACGACACCATCATCGGCGAGTTGCGTGCCGAGCTGGCCAAGGTCAAGGCGTAA
- a CDS encoding cytochrome C assembly family protein, protein MPNVILSWLAFTVYGVLAVYFWHAQVRGKGDVLSRSALGHWVVLPLSLHGYLLAQDVFAGGGFNLSMVNALSLIVWLTLLVYWVARFFYPVGGLQALVLPLAAVAVLLPEIFPAAHQLENTELFAFKAHIAAAMLAYSLFTIAMLHAVLISQVEKRLHHATLPRVLQNLPPLLTMETLLFRMIGIGFVLLSLTLASGVIFSEEIFGKAWQFNHKVLFGFISWGVFAVLLWGHRFHGWRGRIAVRWTVGGFVLLLLAYLGSKFVLEVLLGR, encoded by the coding sequence ATGCCTAACGTTATCCTTTCCTGGCTGGCCTTCACTGTTTACGGCGTGCTTGCGGTCTATTTCTGGCATGCGCAGGTGCGCGGCAAGGGTGATGTGCTGAGCCGTTCCGCATTGGGTCACTGGGTGGTGCTCCCGCTGTCGCTGCACGGTTACCTGCTCGCACAGGATGTGTTCGCCGGGGGCGGATTCAACCTTAGTATGGTCAATGCGCTGTCGCTGATCGTCTGGCTGACCCTGCTGGTGTACTGGGTGGCGCGCTTCTTCTATCCCGTCGGCGGCTTGCAGGCGCTGGTGCTGCCGCTGGCCGCGGTGGCGGTGCTGTTGCCCGAAATCTTTCCGGCCGCGCACCAGCTGGAGAACACCGAACTGTTCGCGTTCAAGGCGCACATCGCTGCGGCGATGCTGGCCTACAGCCTGTTCACCATCGCCATGCTGCATGCGGTGCTGATCTCGCAGGTGGAAAAGCGCCTGCACCATGCGACGCTGCCTCGCGTGCTGCAGAACCTGCCGCCGCTGCTGACCATGGAGACGCTGCTGTTCCGCATGATCGGCATCGGCTTCGTGCTGCTGTCGCTGACGCTGGCTTCCGGGGTGATCTTCTCCGAGGAGATATTCGGCAAGGCATGGCAGTTCAATCACAAGGTGCTGTTCGGCTTCATCTCCTGGGGCGTGTTCGCCGTGCTGTTGTGGGGGCATCGCTTCCACGGCTGGCGCGGACGCATCGCCGTGCGCTGGACGGTGGGCGGGTTCGTGCTGCTGCTGCTGGCCTACCTCGGCAGCAAGTTCGTCCTCGAAGTGCTGCTGGGGCGCTAA
- the rimM gene encoding ribosome maturation factor RimM (Essential for efficient processing of 16S rRNA), protein MVIMGRVASAHGIRGWVKIQPFTEYLDSLLDYDTWWIGREHGPWREVKVEQSEVHNKTLAALLADCPDRNAAERLKGQLIAVPRSELPEQDEDEYYWSDLIGMSVVNEAGERLGTVANLLETGANDVLSVKGDSGEILIPFVEAVIKQVDLENKTILVDWSADYLK, encoded by the coding sequence ATGGTGATCATGGGGCGCGTGGCATCCGCGCACGGCATCCGCGGCTGGGTCAAGATCCAGCCATTCACCGAGTATCTCGACAGTCTGCTGGACTACGATACTTGGTGGATAGGGCGGGAGCATGGCCCGTGGCGCGAGGTCAAGGTCGAACAAAGCGAAGTCCATAACAAGACGCTGGCAGCACTGCTGGCCGATTGCCCGGATCGCAATGCCGCCGAGAGGCTGAAAGGCCAGTTGATCGCGGTGCCGCGCAGTGAGTTGCCGGAGCAGGACGAAGACGAGTACTACTGGTCCGACCTGATAGGAATGTCGGTGGTGAACGAAGCAGGCGAGCGGCTGGGAACGGTGGCTAACCTGCTTGAGACCGGCGCGAACGACGTGTTGAGCGTCAAGGGCGACAGCGGCGAGATCCTGATTCCCTTCGTGGAAGCGGTGATCAAGCAGGTGGATCTGGAAAACAAGACCATCCTGGTGGACTGGTCGGCGGATTACCTGAAATGA
- a CDS encoding methylated-DNA--[protein]-cysteine S-methyltransferase has translation MEYQAKLKVPFGVLGIRCTADALTGIDFLPAGTPPQPPRDAFSRKVCEQLQAYLADPAFQFDLPLQLNGTAHRLKVWQAMQRIPSGATRSYGELAAELHSGAQAVGQACGANPIPIVVPCHRVVGKSGLGGFMRHGSGESLDIKRWLLAHERATPSSLQGEGWGEGRSEKAPLPHPSPTSGRGEKK, from the coding sequence ATGGAATATCAGGCGAAATTGAAAGTGCCGTTCGGCGTGCTGGGCATCCGCTGCACGGCGGACGCGCTCACCGGCATCGACTTCCTGCCGGCGGGCACGCCGCCGCAACCACCACGCGACGCTTTCAGCCGTAAGGTGTGCGAACAGCTGCAAGCCTATCTCGCCGATCCTGCCTTCCAATTCGATCTGCCGCTCCAGCTGAACGGCACGGCGCACAGGCTGAAAGTATGGCAGGCGATGCAGCGCATCCCGTCCGGCGCAACGCGCAGCTACGGCGAGCTTGCCGCCGAGCTTCACTCCGGCGCGCAAGCTGTGGGCCAGGCCTGCGGCGCGAATCCCATCCCCATCGTTGTTCCGTGCCACCGCGTCGTCGGCAAGTCGGGCCTCGGCGGCTTCATGCGGCATGGCAGCGGCGAATCGCTGGACATCAAGCGCTGGCTGCTGGCGCATGAGCGCGCCACTCCCTCTTCCTTGCAGGGAGAGGGCTGGGGAGAGGGCAGAAGCGAGAAAGCCCCTCTCCCCCACCCCTCTCCCACAAGTGGGCGAGGGGAGAAGAAATGA
- the ffh gene encoding signal recognition particle protein: MLDNLTQRLSGVIKNLRGQARLTESNIQDALREVRMALLEADVALPVVKDFIAQVKEAALGQEVIGNLNPGQAFIGVVHRELTKLMGEHNDALNLATTPPAVILMAGLQGAGKTTTSGKLAKLLREQQKKKVLLVSCDVYRPAAIEQLRTLAQQLEIDFFASDISQKPQDIALAAHDYAKKHYHDVLIVDTAGRLAIDAAMMEEIKQLNAALKPIETLFVVDAMTGQDAVNTAKAFGEALPLTGVILTKLDGDARGGAALSVRQITGKPIKFIGVSEKPNGLEAFHPERMASRVLGMGDVLSLLEEAQRGVDMAEAQKLAKKVQSGKGFDLNDFKMQIVQMRKMGGMSALMDKLPAQLSQAAAGAQVDDKQINRIEGIINSMTPLERSKPELIKASRKRRIAMGAGVQVMHVNQLLNQFEQSQKMMKMFSKGGMGKLMRGMAGKFPGLR, encoded by the coding sequence ATGCTGGACAATCTGACGCAACGCCTTTCCGGCGTCATCAAGAACCTGCGCGGCCAGGCGCGCCTCACCGAGAGCAACATCCAGGACGCGCTGCGCGAAGTGCGCATGGCGCTGCTCGAGGCGGATGTCGCGCTGCCCGTGGTCAAGGATTTCATCGCCCAGGTCAAGGAGGCGGCACTCGGCCAGGAAGTCATCGGCAACCTGAATCCGGGGCAGGCATTCATCGGCGTGGTGCACCGCGAACTCACCAAGCTGATGGGCGAGCACAACGATGCGCTCAATCTCGCCACCACCCCGCCCGCCGTGATCCTGATGGCCGGCCTGCAGGGCGCGGGCAAGACCACCACCAGCGGCAAGCTGGCCAAGCTGCTGCGTGAGCAGCAGAAGAAGAAGGTGTTGCTGGTCAGCTGCGACGTTTACCGCCCCGCCGCGATCGAGCAACTGCGCACGCTGGCGCAACAGCTTGAGATCGATTTCTTCGCCTCCGACATCAGCCAGAAACCGCAGGACATCGCACTGGCCGCGCATGACTACGCGAAGAAGCACTATCACGATGTGCTGATCGTCGACACCGCCGGCCGCCTCGCGATCGACGCTGCGATGATGGAGGAGATCAAGCAGCTGAATGCCGCACTGAAGCCAATCGAGACGCTGTTCGTGGTCGACGCGATGACCGGCCAGGATGCGGTGAACACCGCCAAGGCATTCGGCGAGGCGCTGCCGCTCACCGGTGTGATCCTCACCAAGCTCGACGGCGATGCGCGCGGCGGCGCGGCACTGTCGGTGCGACAGATCACCGGCAAACCGATCAAGTTCATCGGCGTGAGCGAGAAGCCCAACGGCCTCGAAGCCTTCCACCCGGAACGCATGGCTTCGCGCGTACTCGGTATGGGCGACGTGCTGTCGCTGCTCGAAGAAGCGCAGCGCGGCGTGGACATGGCCGAGGCCCAGAAGCTGGCCAAGAAAGTACAGAGCGGCAAGGGCTTCGACCTCAACGACTTCAAGATGCAGATCGTGCAGATGCGCAAGATGGGCGGCATGTCCGCACTGATGGACAAGCTCCCCGCGCAGCTCAGCCAGGCCGCCGCCGGCGCCCAAGTGGACGACAAGCAGATCAACCGCATCGAAGGCATCATCAACTCGATGACCCCGCTGGAGCGCAGCAAACCTGAGTTGATCAAAGCCTCGCGCAAGCGCCGCATCGCCATGGGCGCGGGCGTGCAGGTGATGCACGTCAACCAGCTGCTCAACCAGTTCGAACAGTCGCAGAAGATGATGAAGATGTTCAGCAAGGGCGGGATGGGCAAGCTGATGCGCGGCATGGCGGGCAAATTCCCCGGCCTGCGTTAA
- the trmD gene encoding tRNA (guanosine(37)-N1)-methyltransferase TrmD gives MIFDVITLFPQMFDALTQYGISRRAAEQGKYELKTWNPRDFTTDNYRTIDDRPYGGGPGMVMLGEPLAGAINAAKQRQAAGGAKKSRVVYMSPQGRLLTHAVVKELVAQQDEGLILLAGRYEGIDERLIRQYVDEEISIGDYVLSGGELAAMVLMDSLVRQLPGVLGDADSAEQDSFVQGLLDCPHYTRPEVFNGEAVPPVLLSGNHADIQRWRLQQSLGRTWLRRPDLLAKRDLTKEESRLLAQFQKEQDPITKE, from the coding sequence ATGATCTTCGACGTCATCACGCTGTTCCCGCAGATGTTCGATGCGTTGACGCAATACGGCATCTCGCGGCGTGCGGCGGAGCAGGGCAAGTATGAGTTGAAGACGTGGAATCCGCGCGATTTCACGACCGACAACTACCGCACCATCGACGACCGCCCTTACGGCGGCGGCCCCGGGATGGTGATGCTGGGAGAGCCGCTGGCCGGCGCGATCAACGCGGCCAAACAGCGGCAGGCAGCCGGCGGCGCGAAGAAGAGCCGTGTGGTGTATATGTCGCCACAAGGCAGGCTGCTGACCCATGCGGTGGTCAAGGAGCTGGTGGCTCAGCAAGATGAAGGATTGATCCTGCTGGCGGGACGTTACGAAGGCATCGACGAGCGCCTGATCCGCCAGTATGTGGATGAAGAGATATCCATCGGCGACTACGTGTTGTCCGGTGGCGAGTTGGCGGCAATGGTGTTGATGGACAGTCTGGTGCGGCAGTTGCCCGGTGTATTGGGCGATGCCGATTCGGCGGAGCAGGATTCGTTCGTGCAAGGCCTGCTGGATTGCCCGCACTACACCCGCCCGGAAGTGTTTAATGGTGAAGCCGTGCCCCCGGTATTGTTGTCCGGCAATCATGCGGACATACAGCGCTGGCGGCTTCAGCAGTCGTTGGGCAGAACGTGGTTGCGCAGGCCGGATCTGTTGGCCAAGCGTGATTTGACAAAAGAGGAGTCTCGGCTTCTGGCACAGTTCCAGAAGGAACAAGACCCGATAACCAAGGAGTAA
- the trpE gene encoding anthranilate synthase component I has protein sequence MLHPITEQEFNALAEQGYNRIPLVAETFADLDTPLSLYIKLANKPFSYLLESVQGGERFGRYSFIGLPADTRITVRGKQVTLSHGDNATTHTVDNPLDFISEYQSRFKVAPLPNLPRFTGGLAGYFGYDTVRYIEPRLAKTQKPDTLGTPDILLMLTEQLAVIDNLSGKLTFIVYADPAQDDAYPLARERLRELVGLLRRPIDIPFASAVPHQEAQSEFGEAAFKAAVEKSKQYIFDGDIMQVVLSQRMAQPFPAQPLSLYRALRSINPSPYMFYYDMGDHHVVGSSPEILARLEGNTVTVRPIAGTRPRGKTPQQDAELATELLADPKELAEHLMLIDLGRNDIGRVAQNGTVKLTDKMVIERYSHVMHIVSNVEAQLKPGLTAMDVLKATFPAGTVSGAAKVRAMEIIDELEPSKRGIYAGAVGYLGFNGDMDVAIALRTAVVKDNMLYVQAGAGIVADSVPDSEWMETQNKARAVLRAAEMVLDGLDAQAHR, from the coding sequence ATGTTGCATCCCATCACTGAACAAGAATTCAACGCACTCGCCGAACAAGGCTATAACCGCATCCCGCTGGTCGCCGAGACCTTTGCCGATCTCGACACGCCGCTGTCGCTGTACATCAAGCTCGCCAACAAGCCCTTTTCCTATCTGCTGGAATCGGTGCAGGGCGGCGAACGCTTCGGGCGCTATTCCTTCATCGGCCTGCCCGCCGACACGCGCATCACGGTGCGCGGCAAGCAGGTGACGCTCAGCCACGGCGACAACGCCACCACGCACACCGTCGACAACCCGCTGGATTTCATCAGCGAATACCAGTCGCGCTTCAAGGTGGCGCCCCTGCCGAACCTGCCGCGCTTTACCGGCGGCCTCGCGGGCTATTTCGGCTACGACACGGTGCGCTACATCGAGCCGCGCCTGGCGAAGACGCAAAAGCCCGACACGCTGGGCACGCCCGACATCCTGCTGATGCTCACCGAGCAGCTCGCGGTGATCGACAACCTGTCCGGCAAGCTGACTTTCATCGTGTATGCCGACCCGGCACAAGATGACGCTTACCCGCTGGCACGCGAGCGCCTGCGCGAGCTCGTCGGCCTGCTGCGCCGTCCGATAGACATACCATTCGCATCGGCCGTCCCGCACCAGGAAGCGCAATCCGAGTTCGGCGAGGCCGCGTTCAAGGCCGCGGTGGAGAAGTCCAAGCAGTACATCTTCGACGGCGACATCATGCAGGTGGTGCTGTCGCAGCGCATGGCGCAGCCCTTCCCGGCGCAGCCCCTGTCGCTGTATCGCGCGCTGCGCAGCATCAACCCCTCGCCCTACATGTTCTATTACGACATGGGCGACCATCATGTGGTCGGCTCTTCGCCCGAGATCCTGGCGCGACTGGAAGGCAACACCGTCACCGTGCGCCCCATCGCCGGCACCCGTCCGCGCGGCAAGACGCCGCAGCAGGATGCCGAACTGGCGACAGAACTGCTGGCCGACCCGAAGGAACTGGCCGAACACCTGATGCTGATCGACCTGGGTCGCAACGACATCGGGCGCGTGGCGCAGAACGGCACGGTGAAGCTCACCGACAAGATGGTGATCGAACGTTATTCGCACGTGATGCACATCGTCTCCAACGTCGAGGCACAACTCAAACCGGGACTCACTGCGATGGACGTGCTCAAGGCTACTTTCCCTGCCGGCACGGTGTCAGGCGCGGCCAAGGTGCGAGCGATGGAGATCATCGACGAACTCGAGCCATCCAAGCGCGGCATCTATGCGGGCGCGGTGGGCTACCTTGGCTTCAACGGCGACATGGATGTCGCCATCGCGCTGCGCACCGCCGTGGTGAAGGACAACATGCTGTACGTGCAGGCGGGCGCGGGCATCGTCGCAGACTCGGTGCCGGACAGCGAATGGATGGAGACGCAGAACAAGGCGCGCGCCGTGCTGCGCGCCGCGGAGATGGTGCTGGACGGACTCGACGCGCAAGCGCATCGCTAG
- a CDS encoding phosphoglycolate phosphatase, which translates to MPQLFHPPLSVRAIVIDLDGTLLHTAPELAEAANRMLRDMGRAPVSQELLMSYIGNGISWLVKRALTGDMHAEPETALFDKALPIFEKHYTELLLQSKPFGGVLQGLDAMKAAGFKLGCITNKIARYTEPLLKGIGLAKYFEIVLSGDTLPEKKPHPMPLLHAAQFFGVPIEQLLLIGDSLNDTVAARAAGCPVFCVPYGYNHGEPVDGLDLDAVIADLPAALPLIKRTMQ; encoded by the coding sequence ATGCCGCAACTCTTTCACCCGCCCCTGAGCGTGCGCGCCATCGTCATCGACCTCGACGGCACGTTGCTGCACACCGCACCCGAACTGGCCGAGGCAGCCAACCGCATGCTGCGCGACATGGGCCGTGCGCCCGTTTCGCAGGAACTGCTGATGAGCTACATTGGCAACGGCATATCCTGGCTGGTGAAGCGCGCGCTGACCGGCGACATGCACGCCGAACCGGAAACCGCACTGTTCGACAAGGCGCTGCCGATCTTCGAAAAGCACTACACCGAGCTGCTGCTGCAGAGCAAACCGTTCGGCGGCGTGCTGCAAGGCCTGGATGCGATGAAGGCCGCGGGTTTCAAACTCGGCTGTATCACCAACAAGATCGCGCGCTACACCGAACCGCTGCTGAAAGGCATCGGTCTGGCGAAGTATTTCGAGATCGTGCTGTCCGGCGACACACTGCCGGAGAAGAAGCCGCATCCGATGCCGCTGCTGCATGCCGCGCAGTTCTTCGGCGTGCCCATCGAGCAGCTGCTGCTGATCGGCGATTCGCTCAACGACACGGTCGCGGCGCGCGCCGCAGGTTGTCCTGTGTTCTGCGTCCCTTACGGTTACAATCACGGCGAACCGGTGGATGGACTGGACCTCGATGCGGTCATCGCAGACCTGCCCGCCGCCTTGCCATTGATAAAGCGCACGATGCAATGA
- the rplS gene encoding 50S ribosomal protein L19, with product MNLIEQLEQEEIARLGKTIPVFAPGDTVIVNVNVVEGERKRVQAYEGVVIAKRNRGLNSSFIVRKISAGEGVERTFQTYAPTIASIEVKRKGAVRRAKLYYLRERSGKSARIKEKLAARG from the coding sequence GTGAATCTGATCGAACAACTGGAGCAGGAAGAAATCGCCCGTCTGGGCAAAACCATCCCGGTCTTCGCCCCCGGCGACACCGTGATCGTGAACGTGAACGTGGTCGAAGGCGAGCGCAAGCGCGTCCAGGCTTACGAAGGCGTGGTGATTGCCAAGCGCAATCGCGGCCTGAACTCTTCTTTCATCGTGCGCAAGATCTCCGCAGGTGAAGGCGTTGAGCGTACTTTCCAGACCTACGCACCCACCATCGCCAGCATCGAAGTGAAGCGCAAGGGCGCTGTGCGTCGCGCCAAGCTGTACTACCTGCGCGAGCGTTCGGGCAAGTCGGCACGTATCAAGGAAAAGCTGGCAGCACGCGGCTAA